TGTAAACCAGCGGTCTTCGCGTTTCGGGCGCAATGCCATATACATACTTCAGAAAGTTGATATTAACGACAAGAATAAGATGTCTTACGGCGCCGCATATAACATTTCCAAAAAGGACAATACTCACCGCCTGACTTACGAGCGTAAATTTAAAGAGGGCAAATCCATAGAAACATTCTATGAGTGGTTTAACGGCGGAGAAAAAACACATTTCGGCCGGTGGAAGGAAAATGACCGGATAGTGGTCAAATTCACCAAAAAATTCTAAATTTCTTTAATACATCCTTGAAAAAATTAAAAGGAGGAGCGCCCTAAATATTACCTGCTTATCATTGCTTTTATCCTCTATGTATGAAAGAATAATTTATAAAAGAACCTTCTGGTCCGGAGGATACGGATTTTATGCTTCCAGAAAAACTTAAAAGGATTGACGAAACAAAAATAGAAGTTCCGGCTGATTACAAGCCCGGAATGAGGGTTAAAGGGATTATTTATGTTGACGAAGTCCTTGAAAAAGACCTTGAATCCCAGTCTGTTGATCAGGTTGCAAATGTCGCAACACTGCCTGGTATTGTGAATGCTTCTATGGCAATGCCGGACATTCATTCAGGTTACGGGTTTGCAATAGGCGGGGTTGCGGCATTTGATTTAGATGAAGGGGTAGTCTCACCGGGCGGCGTGGGCTATGATATAAATTGCGGTGTGCGCCTCTTAAGAACCAGCCTGATGAAGAACGATGTTACGCCGAAATTAAAAGACCTTGTCGGAATACTTTATAATGAAATCCCTTCTGGAGTCGGCTCAAAGGGCAAGATACGGCTTACGCCTGACAGCGAAAGAAGATTGATGCTGAATGGCGCCCGCTGGGCTGTGGAAGAGGGATACGGAGAGATGTCAGACCTTGAAAGGATTGAATCAGGAGGGTGCATTGACGGCGCAGACCCTGACCTCATAAGCAAAAAGGCTTATGAGAGAGGAAGGGCACAGCAGGGGACTCTCGGTTCGGGAAATCATTTCCTTGAAATTCAATATGTGGATGAGATATACGATGAAAAATCTGCCAATGCAATCGGCCTGTTTGAAGGACAGGTTACTGTGATGATACATACAGGCTCGCGCGGATTCGGGCATCAGGTATGCACCGACTTCCTTGAAGTGATGGAGAGGGCTGTCAGCAAATACAAAATTGAACTTCCCGACAGGGAACTTGCCTGCGCTCCGTATAAAAGCCCCGAAGCACAGGATTATCTTTCTGCGATGAGGGCTGCCGCAAATTATGCTTGGGCGAACAGACAGTGCATAATGCATTGGACAAGAGAGGCGTTTATGAGTTTTTTCAGTACAACACCAAGAGAATTAGGAATGAGCCTGATATATGACGTTGCGCATAATATCGCGAAGGTTGAAGAACATATTGTGAACGGCAGAAAGAAAAAACTGGTAGTCCACAGAAAAGGCAGCACACGGGCCTTTCCGCCGGGACATCCGGACTTGCCTGATGTGTATAAACAAATAGGCCAGCCTGTTTTGATACCCGGTGATATGGGAAGGGCATCGTTTGTACTTATAGGGACAGAAAAGGCGATGAGCGAAACATTCGGCTCAACATGCCACGGCGCAGGAAGGGTGATGTCAAGGCATCAGGCAATAAAGAAGGCAAAAGGTCGGGCTATATGGCGTGAGATGGAAGACAAAGGCATAATAGTCCGCTCTGCAGGACGAGAGACGCTTGCAGAAGAGATGCCGGAGGCATATAAAGATGTCTCGGATGTGGTTGATGTTGTTCACAAAGCAGGAATATCAAAAAAGGTTGCGAGATTAAGGCCCCTCGGTGTTATTAAAGGATAGAAATCTGATATAATCGTTCTCAATGAAAAATATCCTCTCTATTATCCCTCTCGGCGGTGTTGAGGAGATAGGCCTCAACATGACTGTCATGGAATACGATGATGACCTTATCATTGTGGATGCCGGGCTGATGTTCCCTGAAGAGGACATGCTCGGCGTTGATTTTGTCATTCCTGATTTTTCTTACCTCATCGAAAACAAGGATAAGATAAAAGGCGTGGTGCTCACTCACGGGCATGAAGACCACACAGGCGCACTGCCCTTTCTTTTAAAAGAGATTAATGTTCCTATCTATGGTACTCCGCTCACACTCGGGCTTGTTAAAGAGAAACTGAAAGAACATTCTCTTGAGAGTGCGAAGCTCATCCCTGTCAAGCCGAGGGATGTGGTGAACCTCGGAGTGTTTTCAGTAGAGTTTGTGCGTGTGACCCACAGCATTGTTGACGGTGTGGGATTGGGGATAGATACGCCTCTTGGAAAGGTTGTGCATACAGGAGATTTCAAACTGGACCCGACGCCTGTTGACGGGCAGTTAATGGACTTTCACAAGTTTTCCGAATATGGAGAGAAAGGCACCCTCGTGCTGCTTTCTGACAGCACGAATGCTGAAAAAGGGGGATTTACATTTTCCGAAAAGGAAGTAAGCCGTGCGTTTGAGGACATCTTCTCAAAGGCGCACGGGAGGATAATAATTGCGACTTTTGCCTCAAACATACACAGGATTCAGCAGGCGATTGACGTTGCAGTAAAGTTTGGCAGAAAAGTAATTCTCTGCGGCAGGAGTATTGTCTCAAATGCGCAGATTGCCCTGGACCTTGGCTATCTCCGGATACCGAGAGAGACCTGGCTCAGGCTTGAGGATTTAAAAAAGCTTGAAGACAGAGAGGTAGTGATTATAACAACCGGCAGTCAGGGCGAACCGATGAGCGTGCTTTCAAGGATAGCTACCGATGAGCATAAAAATATAAAAGCCAAGCATGGAGACACGGTAATACTTTCAGCAAAGATGATTCCCGGGAATGAGCGTTCCATAGGAAGGATTATAAACCATCTCTTCAAGAGAGGCGCAAACGTTATATACGAAAAAGTTTCAGAGATACACGTCTCAGGGCATGCATCAAAGGAAGAGCTTAAGCTCATGCTTAATATGGTGAGGCCAAAATACTTCATACCCGTTCACGGCGAGTACAGGCACCTGGTATATCATTTAAATCTGGCTGAGAAGGTGGGCATTCCGAGAGAAAATGTATTTATACTTGAAAACGGCGAGAGGCTTGAGGTATCAAAAGACGGGGCCAAGAAAAACGGCAGGGTGAACTCAGGCAGGGTATTTATTGACGGCAAGGGAGTTGGAGATGTCGAAGACATGGTTCTTCGCGATAGACGGAGGCTTGCGTATGACGGTATTGTGCTTGTGATAATTGCGGTTGAGAAACTCACAGGCAGGGTTGTCTCCGGTCCTGACATAATAACAAGGGGTTTTGTATTTGAAGATGCATCGCCTGAGCTCCTCAATAATGTTAACAGCCTTGTCTCTGATACGCTGAAAGAACTTGGCAGGGAGATAATGTCAGACTCCTCTCTTGTTAAAGCCAAGATTAGAACTGCACTCAAAAAGTATCTCAGGAACACAATGGAAAGAAGCCCTATGATAATGCCGATAATATTTGAGGTGTAAGAATCTGTTATAATTACACAAATGTTAGAGGCGATAATTCTTGGAATTGTTCAGGGATTTACTGAATTCCTGCCTGTAAGCAGTAACGCATGGACATGATACTTCTCTTAAAAGGGCTCTTTCTGGGGATTGTGGAGGGCATAACCGAGTTCATCCCCGTCTCATCCACGGGCCACCTGATACTTGCCGGCAACCTTCTCGGTTTCGATGACGAAAAGGCAAAGGTCTTTGAGGTGTTCATTCAGTTGGGGGCGATCCTCTCGGTCGTATGGCTTTACAGGGAAAAGATCTTCGGCGTGGTGAAAGGGCTTCCTACACGTAAAGAGGCCCGATCTCTTGTAATCAAGCTTATCATTGCGTTTCTTCCGGCCGCATTCATCGGCCTGCTGACGCATAAGGCCATAAAGACTTACCTCTTCAACCCGATTACTGTTGCGGTGGCGCTCATTGCAGGAGGGCTTGCGATCTTGATAATAGAAAGGATGGACCACCGGTTACATGTGAAGGATGTTGATAACGTCACACTGAAACAGGCCATAGGAGTTGGGATCGCTCAGTGTCTGGCGCTCTTTCCGGGAGTTTCGCGTTCAGGGGCAACGATCATGGGGGGACTTATCATAGGGTTTGACAGGCTGGTTGCCGTAGAATTTTCCTTCTTTCTCGCTATTCCGACCATGTTTGCGGCAACAGGGTACGACTTGCTTTCGAGCCTTCACGCGCTCTCGCTATCGGACATCCCGCTCTTCGCCGTTGGTTTCGTTACATCGTTCTTCTCCGCGCTGATTGTCATCAAGTCGTTTCTCAGGTATGTCTCACGGCATAATTTTGCAGGGTTTGCGTATTACCGTATAGGATTCGGTTTGCTCGTCCTTGCCTTTTACTGGCACAGGGGATGGAAATTCTGAGATGGCTGTTCCTTTATTTTTTCAAGACACGCTTTGGATATTTTTGTGTATTATAGATTCATGCTTGCAGTTATAATCATTGGAGGGATATGGCTGAAAGGATAAAAAGGGTTAAAGACGAAGTCCTTGGCATAGTCTCAATCTTAGGCGGTATTTACATTGGACTGAGCCTTGTAACCCACAAAAAATGGGACCCTTCTCTTTTCACATTTACTAACTCTTCCACAAAGAACTACGGCGGTATAGTAGGAGCTTATATGGCAGATGCTTTGCTGATGATTATAGGCATATCAGCCTTTGCTATTCCGCTGTTTATAGTTGTATACGGCGTTAAGAGACTGTTCAGAAAAGAAGGCCACAGGATACATTTGATAGGCGCACTGCTTTTTGTCCTGTCTTCTTCCATCCTTTTGTCTCTGATGTCAGCCACGTTTAATCTTAAGGTTGAGAGTAATCCGGGAGGTATCGCAGGACTATTCATCTCGGATTTTACAAGAAATCTTTTATCCATACCCGGAGCGTATATTTTTTCACTGGCAGTATTCCTGTCTTCCATCGTGCTTCTCAGCCCGGTGTCATTGGTATCGCTTGCGTTGGGAGGCAAAAAGAAGGAAACAGATGAAGATAAACCTCCAGAAGAGCCATTTATTGAAGAGAACATTATTCAAGGCGCAGAATCTCCGGAGCCTTCTCTGACTCCGGGCAGCTCGGGGCAGTTTGAACATGAGGCGCCTTTATTTAAACCGGTAAATACAAAACCCAGAAGGGCAGGAGACTATACTCTGCCTTCTTTAGAGCTGCTTAATGTATATGACTCAGGGATAAGG
This genomic stretch from Nitrospirota bacterium harbors:
- a CDS encoding RtcB family protein — translated: MLPEKLKRIDETKIEVPADYKPGMRVKGIIYVDEVLEKDLESQSVDQVANVATLPGIVNASMAMPDIHSGYGFAIGGVAAFDLDEGVVSPGGVGYDINCGVRLLRTSLMKNDVTPKLKDLVGILYNEIPSGVGSKGKIRLTPDSERRLMLNGARWAVEEGYGEMSDLERIESGGCIDGADPDLISKKAYERGRAQQGTLGSGNHFLEIQYVDEIYDEKSANAIGLFEGQVTVMIHTGSRGFGHQVCTDFLEVMERAVSKYKIELPDRELACAPYKSPEAQDYLSAMRAAANYAWANRQCIMHWTREAFMSFFSTTPRELGMSLIYDVAHNIAKVEEHIVNGRKKKLVVHRKGSTRAFPPGHPDLPDVYKQIGQPVLIPGDMGRASFVLIGTEKAMSETFGSTCHGAGRVMSRHQAIKKAKGRAIWREMEDKGIIVRSAGRETLAEEMPEAYKDVSDVVDVVHKAGISKKVARLRPLGVIKG
- a CDS encoding ribonuclease J, with protein sequence MKNILSIIPLGGVEEIGLNMTVMEYDDDLIIVDAGLMFPEEDMLGVDFVIPDFSYLIENKDKIKGVVLTHGHEDHTGALPFLLKEINVPIYGTPLTLGLVKEKLKEHSLESAKLIPVKPRDVVNLGVFSVEFVRVTHSIVDGVGLGIDTPLGKVVHTGDFKLDPTPVDGQLMDFHKFSEYGEKGTLVLLSDSTNAEKGGFTFSEKEVSRAFEDIFSKAHGRIIIATFASNIHRIQQAIDVAVKFGRKVILCGRSIVSNAQIALDLGYLRIPRETWLRLEDLKKLEDREVVIITTGSQGEPMSVLSRIATDEHKNIKAKHGDTVILSAKMIPGNERSIGRIINHLFKRGANVIYEKVSEIHVSGHASKEELKLMLNMVRPKYFIPVHGEYRHLVYHLNLAEKVGIPRENVFILENGERLEVSKDGAKKNGRVNSGRVFIDGKGVGDVEDMVLRDRRRLAYDGIVLVIIAVEKLTGRVVSGPDIITRGFVFEDASPELLNNVNSLVSDTLKELGREIMSDSSLVKAKIRTALKKYLRNTMERSPMIMPIIFEV
- a CDS encoding undecaprenyl-diphosphate phosphatase, which encodes MDMILLLKGLFLGIVEGITEFIPVSSTGHLILAGNLLGFDDEKAKVFEVFIQLGAILSVVWLYREKIFGVVKGLPTRKEARSLVIKLIIAFLPAAFIGLLTHKAIKTYLFNPITVAVALIAGGLAILIIERMDHRLHVKDVDNVTLKQAIGVGIAQCLALFPGVSRSGATIMGGLIIGFDRLVAVEFSFFLAIPTMFAATGYDLLSSLHALSLSDIPLFAVGFVTSFFSALIVIKSFLRYVSRHNFAGFAYYRIGFGLLVLAFYWHRGWKF